Proteins encoded in a region of the Pseudoxanthobacter soli DSM 19599 genome:
- a CDS encoding PTS glucitol/sorbitol transporter subunit IIA: MAVFLRTVVTKVGPEAGDLLSEGVLILFADGAPPELAEISVLHAVAEGPSPEGPGPGAEIRIGELSAILTGVGSMAWQKVREIGHVVINFNGEDKTERPGELCASAVNSGELIAALSSGAEIVIAE, encoded by the coding sequence ATGGCCGTTTTCCTGCGTACCGTCGTCACGAAGGTCGGTCCCGAAGCCGGGGATCTGCTGTCGGAAGGTGTGTTGATCCTGTTCGCGGACGGCGCGCCGCCGGAGCTTGCCGAAATCTCCGTGCTGCATGCCGTCGCCGAGGGGCCGTCGCCCGAGGGGCCGGGGCCCGGCGCGGAGATCCGGATCGGCGAACTCTCCGCGATCCTCACCGGCGTCGGCTCGATGGCGTGGCAGAAGGTGCGTGAGATCGGCCATGTGGTGATCAACTTCAACGGCGAGGATAAGACGGAGCGGCCAGGCGAACTTTGCGCTTCGGCCGTGAACTCCGGCGAACTGATCGCGGCGCTGTCATCCGGCGCCGAGATCGTGATCGCCGAATAA
- the srlE gene encoding PTS glucitol/sorbitol transporter subunit IIB, which translates to MAKQFKAVRVGSGPGGWGGPLVIAPTEQKDKIVAVTGGGIPAVAQRLADMTGATVVDGFRNPPIESEIAAVVVDCGGTARCGVYPRKRIPTINLTPVGQSGPLAQFITEDIYVSGVREANLAFADGSEAPAGSAAASRPVDPTPADLARAHAAKAGSGPSSTGGLVGVITSVGRVMGKAVGIFFNAGRRTIDQVVRNVLPFMAFVTMLIGIILYTGIGDMLAAPMGPLANNIVGLLILSAICGLPFLSPILGPGAVIAQVIGVAIIGPQIANGTIAPAMALPALFAYNTQVGCDFVPVGLALGEAKPKTIEIGVPAVLISRQVMGPVSVLIAWAASFLL; encoded by the coding sequence ATGGCTAAGCAGTTCAAGGCGGTCCGCGTCGGGTCGGGCCCGGGAGGCTGGGGCGGTCCGCTGGTGATCGCGCCGACCGAACAGAAGGACAAGATCGTCGCCGTTACCGGCGGTGGCATTCCGGCGGTCGCGCAGCGGCTGGCGGACATGACCGGGGCGACCGTCGTCGACGGGTTCCGCAATCCGCCGATCGAGAGCGAGATCGCGGCGGTGGTGGTGGATTGCGGCGGCACCGCGCGGTGCGGCGTCTATCCCCGCAAGCGCATCCCGACCATCAACCTCACGCCTGTCGGGCAGTCCGGTCCGCTCGCCCAGTTCATCACCGAGGACATCTATGTCTCCGGCGTGCGGGAAGCGAATCTCGCCTTCGCGGACGGTTCCGAGGCGCCCGCTGGCTCCGCGGCCGCGTCCCGGCCGGTTGACCCGACACCCGCCGACCTCGCCCGCGCCCATGCGGCGAAGGCCGGAAGCGGGCCGTCGTCCACCGGCGGGCTCGTCGGCGTCATCACCAGCGTCGGCCGGGTGATGGGCAAGGCCGTCGGCATCTTCTTCAATGCCGGCCGTCGCACCATCGATCAGGTCGTCCGCAACGTGCTGCCGTTCATGGCGTTCGTGACGATGCTGATCGGCATCATTCTCTATACCGGCATCGGCGACATGCTCGCCGCGCCGATGGGTCCGCTCGCCAACAACATCGTCGGCCTGCTCATCCTGTCGGCGATCTGCGGCCTGCCGTTCCTCTCGCCCATCCTCGGGCCAGGCGCGGTCATCGCCCAGGTCATCGGCGTCGCCATCATCGGCCCGCAGATCGCCAACGGCACCATCGCCCCGGCAATGGCGCTGCCGGCGCTGTTTGCCTACAACACCCAGGTCGGTTGCGACTTCGTCCCGGTCGGCCTGGCGCTCGGTGAAGCCAAGCCGAAGACCATCGAAATCGGCGTGCCGGCGGTGCTGATCAGCCGCCAGGTCATGGGTCCGGTCTCGGTGCTTATCGCCTGGGCTGCGAGCTTCCTGCTCTGA
- the srlA gene encoding PTS glucitol/sorbitol transporter subunit IIC, translating to MALMSLMAHGADLAVHGAQLGQMAVDAVVHSTAHAATATADQGHHGLLVLVQDSGSAATTAAPDAAATAESYADKVKALSAHPQEEQLGWLTLIGKHFIGMFQKGGEVFVGFVTGIIPTLVVLMTAFYAVTGMIGEERVHGVARSAGKYAITRYTVLPVIAVFFLTNPMAYTFGTFLEEKHKPAFYDSAVSFVHPILGLFPHANPGEYFVWGGVLVAILELEKRGVVPEGYHITLAMFYFAVGLVVILLKGIVTEKITQIMVRREGVEL from the coding sequence ATGGCACTCATGTCACTGATGGCGCACGGGGCGGATCTTGCCGTCCACGGCGCCCAACTCGGCCAGATGGCGGTCGACGCGGTGGTGCATTCCACCGCTCACGCCGCAACGGCCACGGCGGACCAGGGCCACCACGGCCTGCTGGTGCTGGTGCAGGACAGCGGATCGGCGGCCACCACGGCGGCGCCCGATGCTGCCGCCACCGCCGAAAGTTATGCCGACAAGGTGAAGGCGCTTTCCGCCCATCCCCAGGAAGAACAGCTCGGCTGGCTGACGCTGATCGGCAAGCATTTCATCGGCATGTTCCAGAAGGGCGGCGAGGTCTTCGTCGGCTTCGTCACCGGCATCATCCCCACCCTCGTGGTGCTGATGACGGCTTTCTATGCCGTGACGGGCATGATCGGCGAGGAGCGCGTCCATGGCGTCGCCCGCTCTGCCGGCAAATATGCCATCACCCGCTACACCGTGCTGCCGGTGATCGCGGTGTTCTTCCTGACCAATCCGATGGCCTACACCTTCGGAACGTTCCTTGAAGAAAAGCACAAGCCGGCCTTCTACGATTCGGCAGTCTCCTTCGTGCATCCGATCCTCGGCCTCTTCCCCCATGCCAATCCCGGCGAGTATTTCGTCTGGGGCGGCGTGCTCGTTGCCATCCTCGAGCTCGAGAAGCGCGGTGTCGTGCCGGAAGGTTACCACATCACCCTGGCGATGTTCTATTTCGCCGTCGGCCTCGTGGTGATCCTCCTGAAGGGCATCGTCACCGAAAAGATCACACAGATCATGGTCCGCCGCGAAGGCGTGGAACTGTGA
- a CDS encoding transcriptional regulator GutM, translating into MAYWQEALLLLAAVWVLQAYGTWRQMKHYRTMMRALSQEWPDGWMGAGNARGVLGKGVIALVVAAPNGTVRAVRLMEGRSVFAKFRPFDIGIGDRLDEFAARAEAMTGSAKGRGQALSKAIDQIRQAQSRQAEKQSQQPSTSYNPSPLETTTA; encoded by the coding sequence ATGGCCTATTGGCAAGAAGCGCTGCTGCTGCTTGCAGCCGTATGGGTGCTGCAGGCATACGGCACCTGGCGGCAGATGAAGCATTACCGAACGATGATGCGCGCGCTGTCGCAGGAATGGCCCGACGGCTGGATGGGCGCCGGGAATGCGCGGGGCGTGCTTGGCAAGGGCGTGATCGCCCTCGTCGTCGCCGCCCCGAACGGCACCGTGCGTGCAGTACGGCTGATGGAAGGGCGAAGCGTCTTCGCGAAGTTCCGCCCCTTCGATATCGGCATCGGCGACCGGCTGGACGAGTTCGCAGCCCGCGCCGAGGCCATGACCGGTTCCGCCAAGGGACGCGGGCAGGCGCTTTCAAAGGCCATCGACCAGATACGGCAGGCGCAGTCGCGTCAGGCCGAGAAGCAATCGCAGCAGCCATCAACATCCTACAACCCATCGCCCCTCGAAACGACGACCGCGTAA